The Alcaligenes faecalis sequence GCGTTCAATGCGCTCCACCAGAGCCTTGTGCACGCTTTTTTCCATGCCGGAATAAACGTGAACCACATACCAGCGTTTGCTCATGTGTGCCCTTTATTTCCAGCCCAGCAACAGGCCATAAATGATCCAGCCGAGCCCTTTGTCAATCAGCCACAACAAGATGGCCATAACGGCAACAAACACAAAGACAATACCTGTCATTTGTGTTGCTTCTTTACGGGATGGCCAGTGAACGCGACGTACTTCCGTATAGGCATCACGAGAAAAAGCGACCAGGCGACGGCCTG is a genomic window containing:
- the secE gene encoding preprotein translocase subunit SecE; the encoded protein is MSNTNVETVNRGSERIKLGLAVLVVAAGIVGYSVLDGQNSLVRAGVFVASLIVAVLIVWFSDTGRRLVAFSRDAYTEVRRVHWPSRKEATQMTGIVFVFVAVMAILLWLIDKGLGWIIYGLLLGWK